Proteins from a genomic interval of Thermoproteales archaeon:
- a CDS encoding ABC transporter ATP-binding protein, translating into MKICLELVNIWKDFKEFKLEKISLKAYEKEYFVVLGPSGAGKTLLLQIIAGILDPDKGKVYIDGVDMTQAPPEKRNVGYVPQNYALFPHLSVYDNIAFGLKIRKLPEDEIKLKVKNVAEKLEIAHLLKRSPRTLSGGEAQRVALARALVIEPKLLLLDEPLAAVDPVLRWELRGYLKKIQSEFETTVIHVTHDFTEALSLANKVAVLNKGVIEQIGTPQEIFYKPKSEFVAWFTRAGNIFKGEAKPIEEGLSIVDLGPVHFTVCGAYEGKVAVMFRPENVVISKQPLTSSAKNELIGLIDDYVDEGPLVLLKIGVNGLSIKAYVTKSSFYNLGLKRQEKVYLYVKASQIHVIK; encoded by the coding sequence ATGAAAATCTGTCTCGAACTAGTTAACATATGGAAAGACTTTAAAGAATTTAAGCTTGAAAAAATTTCGCTTAAAGCTTATGAAAAAGAATATTTCGTAGTTCTCGGACCCTCAGGCGCCGGTAAAACTCTACTCCTCCAAATTATAGCTGGCATACTTGATCCTGACAAGGGTAAAGTTTATATCGACGGGGTTGACATGACCCAAGCACCTCCAGAGAAGAGAAATGTTGGCTATGTTCCACAAAACTATGCTCTCTTCCCCCACCTCTCTGTCTATGACAATATTGCGTTCGGGTTAAAAATTAGAAAACTCCCAGAAGACGAGATAAAGTTAAAAGTGAAAAACGTCGCAGAAAAGCTTGAAATAGCCCATTTGTTGAAAAGGTCGCCAAGAACTTTAAGCGGTGGAGAAGCCCAAAGAGTTGCCCTAGCGAGAGCTTTGGTCATAGAGCCTAAATTGCTTCTGCTGGACGAGCCTTTAGCGGCTGTCGATCCTGTGCTTCGATGGGAGCTACGAGGATACTTAAAGAAGATACAAAGCGAGTTTGAGACAACGGTAATACACGTAACTCATGACTTTACAGAGGCTCTTTCACTAGCCAATAAAGTAGCTGTTTTAAATAAAGGTGTGATAGAGCAAATAGGAACTCCTCAAGAAATCTTCTATAAGCCCAAATCCGAATTTGTAGCATGGTTTACACGTGCAGGAAATATTTTTAAAGGGGAAGCCAAGCCGATTGAGGAAGGCCTATCAATAGTTGATCTAGGTCCTGTTCATTTCACTGTTTGCGGAGCATACGAAGGGAAAGTGGCTGTAATGTTTAGACCTGAGAATGTCGTGATTTCAAAGCAGCCATTAACTTCGAGCGCGAAAAACGAACTTATAGGCCTTATAGATGATTATGTTGACGAAGGGCCGCTTGTTTTGTTAAAAATAGGAGTGAATGGTCTTTCTATAAAAGCCTACGTAACTAAAAGCTCTTTCTATAATCTAGGTTTAAAACGTCAAGAAAAAGTATACTTGTACGTCAAGGCTTCGCAAATACATGTTATAAAGTAA